The sequence below is a genomic window from Salvelinus namaycush isolate Seneca chromosome 2, SaNama_1.0, whole genome shotgun sequence.
ATTTAGATTGAAACTTGCAACAAAATACAATAAAGCTAATGCAGGATATTAGCCCGCTAACAGTTTATTTCTCTGCAGCTCTATGCCACAACCCCTTGGATATGGCTTTTAGTAGTTTGAACATACTGTAATATCTAAAACAATAATTGTTTGGTCCTTTCATCTAACTCAGGGGTTTTCAAccttgctcccgagtggcgcagcggtctaaggcactgcatctcagtgtaagaggcgtcactacagtccctggtttgaatccaggctgtatcacatctgggccgtgattgggagtcccatagggcggcgcacaatcggcccagcgtcgtccgggtttggcggggtaggccgtcattgtaaataagaatttgttcttaactgacttgcctagttaaataaaacatttaaattctTCCCCAGGAACCCCCACCCAGGTAAACCAGGGACCCCTATCATACGCTTGCTTTTCCCCTGCATGTCTTGTCTTATCATCAGGTGAATGGCAAGGAGAATTAATCAACATTTTTAAATTAATAGATTTGGTAGatagtttttcattattttgacctccccccattataattggaagaggaagtgtaaactctgACATaacctattagctagaaaggtaactcCAAAATTTTGGCGGATGAATGTGTTCACAAAAATGAATGTCCAAGAGAAGACAGCTTACCAGCGGGTGCTTTGTCAAAGCCTACACTATGTCAGATATTCCAGTGAGTGTAATTAGCTCCAATGAGTGTAATTAGCTCCAATGAGTATAATTAGCTCCAATGAGTGTAACTAGCTCTAATGAGTGTAActtgctcaatattaggaataGAGAAATAAagttacaaataaaaatattctccTATTTTCTACTCTAgctttttgtatatatattattGCGGACCCCCTGCAGTTCTCCCGGTTGAATACCCCTGATCTAACTTTTGGATTTTATGCAGCTGCCTTTGTGATATAGCCTGAAATGACATAAGCAACACAGAATGTCAAAAATGCCACCAAACTAAAGCGAAGTGTAAAGACCATCATCATGCTTGGAATGTCTAATAATATAGTACAAATCATACTCTGTGGTCAGCAGCATAAACATGTACAAACCAGTCCAATTTCTAGAAGCATAACTACATATCTTGCAATATTCTACTGTGATTGTGTCATCCCTTGTGGAAGAAAAGTGGCATATCGATCAACTTAACAAATCAACCATACCTTATGATTAGGGCCCTGAGTTCTTCCTAGTCGGGTTACGTGGCCTCAGGGCCCTAATTGGTGTCTAAACCAATCCAATAACTTTGTTCTGTTAACCAATCCTCAATAAGGAAACATGGTGTTAAAAATAGAATGGTCGACAGGTGGTGGTGGAATACCCATGATCCTTGTGCTCTACCTCAACCGGGCAGAGAAGCAGCGCATGTACTCGGTCATCCAACGGTCATCCACCACGGCCAACTCCGACCGCCGTATCTTCTCCAGGTCGGCGGAGCGTGCCCTCCTGCGGTCCACATCCCAACAGCGTTTATCCGACTCCCGTCTGGTCTGGACGGATGCGTCAGATGTGCgactctgtggagagagagagagaggtgcccgGGAGGTTAGGGCAATGAGATAGGATAGGCGCTCCGCGCTCACTTCCGAAATACATACCACTCTTCTATTATAGATAGTTTCTGGGGGGAGTGTTGGATGATGAGATACGTTTCTCTGGTGTCCTTTCCATGAAGATGTGCCAAAAGACTCAAAATGCCCTCCTATCTATTATCCCTGAAATAACTCCATCTTATTTGCAGAATAGATGTTTGACGCACAGTAAGCCTGCATTACATAAGCAACACAGCTTTCATCCAGTATTCCTATAATGTTAGCCTCTTTTGATCATTATAGTCTTAGTCTGGCCTAAGAAACCAACTGCAAGTCTGGTACTGAAATACCATCAAATGGAATGAATATCAAACATTTTCCTAACCTCACATATGCCcagcctctctcacacacacagtcacacacacacactcttacctcATTTGTAGACCTCCTAGCAGATGACGCATGTCTCTCTGCCCAGTCGAGCCGGGACGAAGGTTGTCTGTTCTCCTTCTCTGTGGTGATGGCTGGGGGCTGGCTCTTTGCTCTGGAGGGCTTCCTGACAGGCGCAGGCTTGATGTCGTCACAGGAACAGTCCCTTTGACATGGTTCTGAGTGAGGGACACGATGGCGGTGGCGACGCTTAGGCTCAGTTTTCACCGGCTCCTCGTCTGATGACGCCTTGTCTGCTGGTCCCTCATCTGTTGACGTTTCAGCCGCTGGACCATTTTGTACTACTGACCCGTTAACTGTCCCCTCATCTGGTTCGTTTAGGCTCCCGTTCTCTATTACAGACTCTTTGAATGAGCAGAAATTGATGTAGTTTTATTATACACTATActgagaaaaaagaagaaacccgcacaccgctcttgatagtatcactgcttagtatcactgctctttaataagcttaacgtatcggcctcacggccttcatCAGAGCTTTTATCAAAAGCGCtgacaaaattcaaaaggcactcgcacatctgagctatcttttttgcaggtgcatggtaaaaGTTTAATAAAAttagaaaaaagaagaaacccgcacactgttcttgatagtatcactgctcttttgtcaaaagctctgacgaaggctgtGAGGTCAATAcataaagcttattaaagagcagtgatactatcaagagcagtgtgcgggtttcttcttttttctcattttattcaactgttaccTACAAAAAAGATAGCTGAggtgtgcgagtgccttttgaattttgaattATACAcaataccaaacattaggaacaccttcctaatatttagttgcaccccttttgccctcagaacagcctcaaatcatcggggcatggactgtacaaggtgtcgaaagcgttcacagggatgctggcccgttcaaaggcacttaaatcttttgtcttgccctttcaccctctgaatggcacacatacacaatccatggctcaattgtctcaagacttaaaatccttctttaacctgtcttcatctacactgattaaagtggattgaacaagtgacatcaataagggatcctaCTGTAGCATTCACCTCATCTGgtcagtatgtcatggaaagagcaggtgttcctaatgttctgtacactcagtgtatagacCTAACAAATGAAGACCTTTTAACTTTACGTTTGTAGCTCAAAAGCATAGCCTTATTACAATAGGATCAACATGCAGGTGTATAAAAGTATTTGCAATAGTAGAAGATAGATACCTGTGGGTGGTAGTGCATCCAAGAGGGTAAACTCCTTGGCCTCCAATTCTGGTTCCCCATTCACAGAAGGAGGCTTCGGTTCCGGGCTCTCCCTTGATTCTGACTTCACTGGTGCTGTCTGAAGTTTGATGTCTAAAGGCGCGACTTTATTCCTCACCTTGGGGGTGGACCTGGAGTCTGACCCGGTCGAGGTATCCCACCCCTCCCAGAACCACAGATGTTTGTGAGCGTGCTCCATCACCCGCCTAGTCAACCTGTACTTCACTGAGTCCTCGTAACACTTGGAAAACGTCTCCCATTTCGGCTCTTTGAATTTCTTCATGTACTCCGTACGGATTTTCTTAGTCACCATGATTCCTGTTATTGCTTAGGTCCAATTTTGATTAGCTGACAAACTATGGAGGAGAGGAAAAAAGagaagtgttattacatacataGCCCTACAATGCAACAGTAACTAGGCCTACGTTTCTATATTTGTTGTGGAATGTGTCATTGCAGGCTGCTGGTGACAGTCCCCCCACAGATCTAAAGCCTGTAGCAACCCAGAGCAATCCAGTGCACCTGGGCCTTCTAGAATTACCTGTCGGCGCTTCCCTCCCTCGAATACAGTAACCCATGCCGTCTGATGGCTATCTATACGCTGTGCCCCATAACGCCCATCTGACGCTAGAAATATACACATACTCTATATGTAGTAATAGCATCGTTATTACAATGTTATTTATGCCTAGCATACTATAACAGAATAGATGGGGATAGGGTAGGCCCTATGTAGCCTAGTTTTATAGTTTATTAAGAGCATTTCCATTCATAAACCAGCCATGGCCTAAATTGTTTCCACGACAAAAATCAGTTTTGTGGTTAATCTGCTGTTTCTGTTGCCCAAATATGGCGCAGCCGAGCCTGCTATTTGATTGAGGCAGACATTGCTGACGCCAATACCGCTGTCTTTATCACAACACTGTGCACGGGTCTATCGCTACAGAAATGTTATTGTTAGTCCACATACCAAAAGTAATTTATTACATGTAAATACTTAAAGGCAATAGGGTGACGAAAACATGCACAGCTGGTGGCGTCGACGTTTTCTTCTACTTGCGCACTATAGTGGTTGTAAACACGACCAGAACAGGTTATTAGCGGTGCATATAAGCTTACCCCTCACACGGACTTCATTATGGAGAATTACAGAACAACATAATTTTCACTTCAAGTATTCCACCATTATAACAGTCTGTTGTTGCGCATATCTTGGCATTGAATCGTCGTCAGAATATAGCCCTCTCAACCCTGGCATTAAAGATGTTTCTCCATTAAAAGCTATAGGAAGTGCAATGCGCATGCCCAGAACTGCATGGTACTGGCGCGCGTCTCTTCCTATGATGTATTTTATTCTACAGCGTGTAATTGCTTCAACAAGTGTGTAATCTTTTTTTGTTGATAAACGAGTACACATGGTAATGCGAATTCTGTGGGGGGGTTTTCAGCCTCAAAGGTATTTTTTTCAGTTGTGAAATATCAAATGATTAGCTTGCTCATGTGATTTAAAATCAATGTCAGTATTGGTATTGTAGTCGAATGGACACATTTGGTGACAAAGAAGATCTGCTGTGAGCAAGGGTTTGCTGTGACTACTCCTTGGTGAAAGAATGCTATGTCATTGTTTAGTATGAATCTAACACAGAAAATACATTCATTCCCTCTCAGTTCAATAAAATATAGGCAAATGTTTGTTGAATAAATAGTTATGGAGAACAATTCGTATTTTAGGCACATTGATAATATTATTGTAAAATAGAGTTAATATCACAAAGGAGGTCTGCTCAATGATTTATATCCTTATATCCATGACATTGTTTGTCTTGTCAGGGACATTTAGAACAATTTACTTAACACTTGTTGGCCTACTTGAGCTCATTGTTTGTCCTTCCAGTTCCAGGTAGTCATATTGGCCCTTGTTCTTCAAAACATTGAAAGCCATCCAA
It includes:
- the LOC120022963 gene encoding centriole, cilia and spindle-associated protein-like, which produces MVTKKIRTEYMKKFKEPKWETFSKCYEDSVKYRLTRRVMEHAHKHLWFWEGWDTSTGSDSRSTPKVRNKVAPLDIKLQTAPVKSESRESPEPKPPSVNGEPELEAKEFTLLDALPPTESVIENGSLNEPDEGTVNGSVVQNGPAAETSTDEGPADKASSDEEPVKTEPKRRHRHRVPHSEPCQRDCSCDDIKPAPVRKPSRAKSQPPAITTEKENRQPSSRLDWAERHASSARRSTNESRTSDASVQTRRESDKRCWDVDRRRARSADLEKIRRSELAVVDDRWMTEYMRCFSARLR